One Falsihalocynthiibacter arcticus DNA segment encodes these proteins:
- a CDS encoding helix-turn-helix domain-containing protein: protein MGIAHAPESSKLASHLRSLREAHDMTLAVLAQRSGLSRATLSRIENADVSPTAETLGQLAAVYAIPISQLLSPLEQGFQPVIKCGEQSIWHDPSHSFVRRIVSPPSGQLSVELIESELGPRQLITYAAPAIPGQEHHVYVLSGQMEITVEGNAHDLGAGDCLRYILFGETIFKTSNASCRYVIALS from the coding sequence ATGGGAATCGCTCATGCGCCAGAAAGTTCAAAACTAGCCAGTCACCTGCGTAGCTTACGCGAAGCGCATGATATGACGTTGGCTGTTCTAGCACAGCGGAGCGGCCTAAGTCGGGCGACACTTTCTAGAATAGAGAACGCCGACGTAAGCCCAACGGCTGAGACGCTTGGGCAGCTTGCAGCGGTTTATGCAATTCCAATATCCCAACTTTTGTCACCGCTCGAACAAGGCTTTCAACCTGTTATAAAGTGTGGTGAGCAAAGTATCTGGCACGATCCCAGCCATTCGTTTGTGCGTCGCATCGTGTCGCCCCCCAGCGGCCAACTCTCCGTCGAATTGATCGAGAGCGAGTTGGGTCCAAGACAGTTAATCACCTATGCCGCTCCTGCGATACCGGGTCAGGAGCACCACGTCTATGTCCTCTCCGGGCAGATGGAAATTACGGTCGAAGGCAATGCCCACGATCTGGGAGCGGGAGACTGCCTCCGATACATCCTGTTCGGGGAAACGATTTTCAAAACCTCAAATGCCTCATGCAGATATGTGATTGCGCTTTCATGA
- a CDS encoding GNAT family N-acetyltransferase yields the protein MTDLSHNITELDAIDIAKYIEDLCRVLMDSVADGAAISFMAPLTKAEAKRFWAHDVRSAVEAGSRHLFGAFVDEKLVGTVQLVIGMPPNQPHRSEISKMIVHPDGRRRGLGTALMNEALAFAKGAGKTLVTLDTRTGDVSAPLYKGVGFIEAGIIPDFAFDPDGLAKHSTTYMYRYL from the coding sequence ATGACCGATCTTTCCCACAACATCACCGAACTCGATGCCATTGATATCGCGAAATACATAGAGGATCTGTGCCGTGTGCTGATGGACAGTGTCGCGGATGGAGCCGCCATCAGCTTTATGGCACCGCTCACCAAAGCCGAAGCAAAGCGCTTCTGGGCGCATGATGTCAGATCCGCTGTCGAAGCCGGAAGCAGGCATTTGTTTGGTGCATTCGTCGATGAAAAATTGGTTGGCACAGTTCAACTCGTCATAGGAATGCCACCCAACCAACCGCATCGCTCTGAAATCTCGAAAATGATTGTTCATCCCGACGGTCGCCGCCGTGGCTTGGGGACCGCGCTCATGAACGAGGCGCTAGCATTTGCTAAAGGCGCTGGAAAAACGCTCGTGACACTTGATACACGCACAGGCGACGTGTCCGCGCCACTCTATAAGGGCGTGGGCTTCATAGAAGCTGGAATCATTCCAGACTTTGCCTTCGACCCCGATGGTCTGGCGAAGCATTCAACGACATATATGTATCGGTATCTTTGA
- a CDS encoding DMT family transporter gives MPAVPIIFGAMAFLGGILVAAQGPIYARLSEGLGRNYLLAVFLAFTTAAFVTGIMALATGSFRGLTTATLTGSPLWVWLGGMFGAVHVVISMQSIPVLGVTLFLVIVVTGNLVGAALYDHIGAMGLVGRPFSLGKGLGLALVILGVGIVAKA, from the coding sequence ATGCCCGCTGTTCCCATAATCTTCGGTGCGATGGCGTTTCTGGGCGGAATACTCGTTGCAGCCCAAGGCCCAATCTATGCGCGATTGTCGGAAGGGCTGGGCCGTAACTATCTTCTCGCCGTCTTCCTCGCCTTTACAACCGCAGCCTTCGTGACAGGCATTATGGCTTTGGCCACCGGAAGTTTCCGTGGGTTGACCACGGCGACACTGACTGGTTCGCCGCTTTGGGTCTGGCTCGGAGGCATGTTTGGTGCGGTCCACGTTGTGATTTCGATGCAAAGCATACCAGTATTGGGCGTCACGCTCTTTCTCGTTATTGTTGTGACCGGCAATCTCGTCGGCGCCGCTCTCTACGATCACATCGGCGCGATGGGGTTGGTAGGACGGCCTTTTTCTCTTGGGAAAGGGTTGGGTTTGGCCCTCGTTATTCTAGGCGTTGGCATTGTGGCGAAGGCATGA
- a CDS encoding DUF1801 domain-containing protein, which yields MAISGVEQDAIIERLDGIIRQAVPEVETLPKYGGTLYTLRPSEKEGQFCGIFPYKDHVQIAFSNGTALEDPKRVLSGTGKFRRHINFSDLQAIPPETLAELIVDAVQYSRSQDAKLLKRDIGPAPHNGPLGRAKNAPF from the coding sequence ATGGCGATAAGTGGTGTCGAGCAGGACGCGATTATTGAAAGGCTTGATGGGATCATCCGTCAGGCAGTGCCGGAAGTAGAAACGCTCCCGAAATATGGTGGCACACTCTACACGTTGAGACCGAGCGAGAAGGAAGGGCAATTCTGTGGCATCTTCCCATATAAGGATCATGTCCAGATTGCCTTTAGCAATGGCACCGCCCTCGAAGACCCCAAACGGGTTCTTTCTGGGACAGGGAAGTTCCGTCGCCACATCAACTTCTCTGACCTTCAGGCGATTCCTCCTGAAACTCTTGCAGAGTTGATAGTCGACGCAGTTCAGTATTCACGCTCGCAGGACGCAAAATTGTTGAAGCGCGATATTGGCCCAGCCCCGCACAACGGACCTTTGGGCCGCGCTAAAAACGCCCCTTTTTGA
- a CDS encoding putative zinc-binding metallopeptidase, producing MNKFSILGLLLISACTTPKAAGLDANGDAIPLAIYTVSGGNLSGEVPPSHKAQWNRFNTLIPASYHTEIVSFQPIDSVATDGIDGTVAPLNDERSQWLLMLDVTGETEAHELDRTMVHEYAHLLSLRLSQVPLGGSEASCATLYVSEGCPLNSSYLAKFGAEFWTTNTGDEEVDYVEGDFVTEYAASNAIEDLAESFAEYVVHTERWTGNSVADRKVQFFAQFPELVRLRSVIRTNL from the coding sequence GTGAATAAATTTTCGATTCTTGGCTTATTGTTGATTTCCGCCTGTACAACACCGAAGGCTGCTGGGCTCGATGCAAACGGTGATGCGATCCCGCTTGCGATTTATACTGTCTCGGGCGGCAACCTAAGCGGGGAAGTCCCACCCTCACACAAAGCCCAATGGAACCGCTTTAATACGCTTATTCCGGCGTCCTACCATACTGAGATCGTTAGCTTCCAGCCCATAGACTCTGTTGCCACAGACGGCATCGACGGCACTGTTGCTCCCTTGAACGATGAGCGGTCACAATGGCTTCTAATGCTTGACGTAACCGGCGAAACTGAAGCGCATGAACTTGATCGGACCATGGTGCACGAATATGCCCACCTGTTGTCGCTTCGCTTATCCCAAGTGCCACTGGGCGGTAGCGAGGCATCTTGCGCAACGTTGTATGTTTCCGAGGGCTGCCCGCTCAATTCAAGTTATCTCGCTAAATTTGGCGCAGAGTTTTGGACCACTAACACTGGAGATGAAGAAGTTGATTACGTTGAAGGCGACTTCGTGACTGAATACGCAGCAAGCAACGCGATTGAAGACCTCGCGGAGTCATTTGCCGAATATGTGGTGCACACCGAGCGCTGGACAGGTAACAGTGTGGCTGACCGCAAAGTTCAGTTCTTTGCCCAGTTCCCTGAGCTTGTGCGTCTGCGCTCGGTTATTCGCACAAACCTTTGA
- a CDS encoding GntR family transcriptional regulator, with protein MNFKSNLNHLGPVSSRSTVGDTVYRALRDALTVGRFDPSQVLTISAMSQAFQTSHMPVREALRRLTTEGALEVGSSGSARVPAVDRKRLDDIIEARVLLERKATILAATLVTEEAVNELARLARIHSEVANHRDAHDMLLKNRDFHFAIYRASGSLVLPSLIETLWLQYGPYMRMLSDQLTKKWRDGDHEPYAIGHMKIVEALRDHDADRAADEVEADIRRTQNQLQAALPRGF; from the coding sequence ATGAATTTCAAATCAAACCTCAATCATTTGGGTCCAGTTTCGTCTCGCTCCACTGTTGGCGATACTGTCTATCGTGCGCTGCGTGATGCGTTGACGGTTGGGCGATTTGATCCCAGTCAAGTGTTGACGATTTCTGCGATGTCGCAAGCGTTTCAAACCAGTCACATGCCGGTTCGTGAAGCTTTGCGGCGCTTGACCACTGAAGGTGCGTTGGAGGTTGGGTCTAGTGGCTCTGCTCGCGTGCCTGCGGTGGATCGTAAACGCTTGGACGATATAATAGAGGCACGTGTGCTTTTGGAGCGCAAGGCGACCATTCTGGCCGCAACTTTGGTGACAGAAGAGGCGGTGAATGAGTTGGCACGGCTGGCTCGCATACATTCCGAGGTCGCAAACCATCGCGATGCACATGACATGCTATTGAAAAACCGAGATTTTCATTTTGCTATCTATCGCGCATCTGGTTCGTTAGTCCTGCCATCATTGATTGAAACTCTTTGGCTTCAATATGGACCTTATATGAGGATGCTGTCGGACCAGCTCACCAAAAAATGGCGTGATGGGGACCATGAACCTTATGCCATTGGGCATATGAAAATTGTGGAAGCACTGCGCGACCATGATGCCGACCGCGCAGCGGATGAAGTGGAAGCGGATATTCGCCGCACCCAAAACCAACTACAAGCGGCGTTGCCGCGTGGGTTCTAA
- a CDS encoding RidA family protein yields the protein MTNHVRRAILSGSKFETLAGYSRAIVDGEFIFVSGTVGYNFKTGDIPKGAENQTRQALANISEALAQANATLQDIVRVRVFLTSRDDIIPVSTILGETFSEPRPTNTTVIVQLAEEEMRVELEVTALKRAD from the coding sequence ATGACGAACCACGTAAGACGAGCCATATTATCAGGTTCAAAGTTCGAAACACTGGCGGGATACAGTCGCGCCATCGTTGATGGAGAATTTATTTTTGTTTCTGGAACAGTAGGTTACAATTTCAAAACCGGAGACATCCCAAAGGGCGCGGAGAACCAAACTCGACAAGCCTTAGCAAATATCTCCGAGGCCTTGGCGCAGGCGAACGCAACCCTACAAGACATTGTGCGCGTGCGTGTGTTTCTAACTTCGCGCGATGACATAATTCCGGTTTCAACAATATTAGGAGAAACTTTTAGTGAACCACGACCTACCAACACAACTGTAATAGTACAGTTGGCCGAAGAAGAAATGCGGGTTGAATTGGAGGTTACTGCGCTTAAGCGTGCTGACTAA
- a CDS encoding pyridoxal phosphate-dependent aminotransferase, which produces MQKLARRITDTSPKSYGMVAKAAAVDHTNRDIIHLELGRPYHTTPTHIIDATVNALRSGEVHYSDLPGLPKFREAISDKLSRYNGIDVSLDDIIVTNGLTQASYAAFMALVDDGDEVILVEPYYPQHLGKIEMAGGKPVIVALNPENDYKLDAEQIEKAVTPRTKAIVLVNPCNPTGRVYTRDELLGVASLAQRHDLYVIADEVYDQIVFDGAEHISIASLPGMQERTVSMYAFTKSFAMDGWRLGYLTAGPAVLGAIAKIVASEVTHVNTFIQYGGIAALTGPSEILAEMVDDDKRKRDLVVARLNQMPGVTCACPEGTIYAFPNIFGTGLQSQEAADRLLQEADVVVESGAFYGQAGEGFLRVCYGSASYERIEAAMDRMQVFFNKL; this is translated from the coding sequence ATGCAAAAACTTGCAAGACGCATCACAGACACTTCTCCAAAAAGCTACGGAATGGTCGCAAAGGCCGCTGCCGTTGATCACACAAATCGTGACATCATCCATTTAGAGCTTGGTCGCCCGTACCATACCACTCCAACGCACATCATAGATGCTACGGTGAATGCTCTGCGCAGCGGTGAGGTGCATTACAGTGATCTTCCAGGGTTACCGAAGTTTCGGGAAGCAATTAGCGATAAGCTCAGCCGTTACAACGGGATTGACGTTAGCTTAGATGATATAATTGTGACCAACGGGCTAACCCAAGCCTCGTATGCTGCCTTTATGGCCCTGGTTGATGATGGGGACGAAGTTATTCTGGTCGAACCCTATTACCCGCAGCATTTAGGGAAGATTGAAATGGCTGGCGGCAAGCCAGTCATCGTCGCTCTCAACCCAGAAAATGACTATAAACTCGATGCCGAACAGATCGAAAAGGCAGTCACTCCTCGGACAAAAGCTATTGTGCTGGTTAATCCGTGTAACCCGACAGGGCGCGTTTATACTCGCGACGAGCTTTTGGGTGTGGCATCACTTGCACAGCGCCACGATCTGTATGTCATTGCGGATGAGGTCTATGATCAAATTGTATTTGATGGTGCGGAACATATAAGCATCGCGTCGCTGCCCGGTATGCAAGAACGCACTGTTTCGATGTATGCATTCACTAAATCCTTTGCCATGGATGGCTGGCGCCTCGGTTATCTAACAGCAGGGCCAGCGGTTTTGGGTGCGATTGCTAAGATTGTGGCAAGCGAAGTTACTCACGTAAATACGTTTATCCAATATGGCGGGATCGCTGCCTTGACCGGCCCAAGCGAGATTCTTGCCGAAATGGTTGATGACGATAAACGCAAGCGCGACTTGGTTGTTGCACGTCTAAACCAGATGCCTGGCGTTACATGCGCGTGTCCAGAGGGTACTATATATGCCTTTCCCAATATTTTCGGTACAGGCCTGCAAAGCCAAGAGGCAGCTGACCGCTTGTTGCAGGAGGCTGATGTCGTGGTGGAATCCGGTGCATTTTATGGGCAGGCTGGCGAGGGATTTTTGCGGGTTTGCTATGGTTCAGCAAGCTATGAGCGCATCGAAGCTGCAATGGACCGGATGCAAGTTTTTTTCAACAAACTGTGA
- a CDS encoding TRAP transporter substrate-binding protein, with protein sequence MSIRAITAVAFLFATSAQAETVWDMHINFPTGNFDTQNAINFAEAVKAETNGEVVINVMAGGSLGLKGPEVLGAVRDGIVPIAHFHLDTAVGDEPFFGIQGQPYLTRSFDDAAKLDALAKPVYEQIAERNNQRILYSVFWPGAQLYTKAPVEEVSDLKSLKIRTANKSSTEFLADVGAAPALMPWADALVALASGGLDGIATSATSGVDGKFWEFMDAVTTTSYVNPTAVVSVNLDSFNKLSAENQQIIAGIAERMQPEFRSVAELEDSVRLKELTDAGMNVSEPTEALSAALEEAAEKQWDHFADTAGPDARPVLDAYLIERN encoded by the coding sequence ATGTCAATTCGCGCTATAACTGCCGTTGCTTTCCTTTTCGCAACAAGTGCCCAAGCAGAAACTGTTTGGGACATGCACATCAATTTTCCCACGGGAAATTTTGACACGCAAAATGCCATTAATTTTGCAGAAGCCGTTAAGGCCGAAACAAATGGCGAAGTTGTTATTAACGTTATGGCCGGAGGGTCGCTTGGGCTAAAAGGGCCTGAAGTGCTAGGGGCTGTTCGCGACGGAATCGTTCCGATTGCGCATTTTCATCTGGACACCGCTGTTGGTGATGAGCCGTTTTTTGGCATACAGGGGCAGCCTTACCTAACCCGTAGTTTTGACGACGCAGCGAAACTGGATGCCCTCGCTAAGCCAGTTTATGAGCAGATTGCCGAGCGCAACAATCAAAGAATTCTTTACTCGGTCTTTTGGCCCGGCGCGCAACTTTATACCAAAGCTCCAGTCGAGGAAGTTTCAGACCTTAAGTCGTTGAAAATCCGTACAGCGAACAAGTCGAGCACAGAGTTTCTAGCTGACGTTGGTGCAGCACCTGCCTTGATGCCTTGGGCAGATGCGTTGGTTGCGCTTGCTTCTGGTGGCCTTGACGGAATCGCAACTTCAGCCACATCAGGTGTGGACGGAAAGTTCTGGGAGTTTATGGACGCAGTAACAACGACTAGTTATGTGAACCCTACCGCAGTTGTTAGTGTCAATTTGGACAGCTTCAATAAACTGTCTGCGGAAAATCAACAGATCATTGCAGGCATCGCTGAACGTATGCAGCCAGAGTTTCGTAGCGTTGCCGAACTTGAAGACAGTGTTCGCCTGAAGGAACTTACTGATGCGGGTATGAATGTATCAGAACCAACTGAAGCGCTTTCGGCAGCACTTGAAGAAGCTGCCGAAAAACAATGGGATCACTTTGCCGACACCGCCGGTCCAGATGCTCGCCCAGTTCTTGATGCCTACTTAATCGAACGCAACTGA
- a CDS encoding TRAP transporter small permease — protein MQLRSLSRAVNVCSKIAETTAALLLWMIFLVLLGELLSRNLLSRSLAGSWELAAFMMAAMFFLGLAPALVAGSHVRVTMLSRLLEGRLALLVEAVVLTVAFAVSSYGATALINLALTSLQRGSRSWELSVPMALPQAFVALGMTLFACTFAAQIVLLLFDNSTLSKKEH, from the coding sequence ATGCAACTCCGTTCCCTCAGCCGCGCGGTTAACGTCTGTTCAAAAATCGCTGAAACAACAGCAGCGTTACTGCTTTGGATGATTTTTCTCGTGTTGTTGGGGGAATTGTTGTCACGCAACCTTCTTTCTCGCTCTTTGGCGGGAAGTTGGGAGTTGGCGGCGTTTATGATGGCCGCAATGTTCTTTCTAGGACTTGCGCCAGCGCTTGTCGCAGGGAGCCATGTGCGTGTCACTATGCTTTCACGCCTTCTCGAAGGGCGATTGGCTTTACTCGTAGAAGCGGTAGTTTTGACCGTCGCTTTTGCGGTTAGTAGTTATGGCGCAACCGCACTTATAAACCTCGCCCTTACTTCACTGCAACGGGGATCACGTTCATGGGAGCTATCTGTCCCGATGGCATTGCCACAAGCTTTCGTGGCACTCGGTATGACATTGTTTGCCTGTACTTTCGCAGCCCAAATAGTCCTACTATTATTTGATAACAGTACGTTAAGTAAGAAAGAACACTGA
- a CDS encoding TRAP transporter large permease: MTILVSTLVGVFLVLLASGVWIGLSMMATGIVGLGVFRDLPVDKILGQSLFNTVSSTELLALPLFILMAEMLFRTRLSENMFSGLAPWTTRLPGRLLHINIVASTLFAAVSGSSAATTATVGRITLTELEKRGYDRDIALGSLAGASTIGFLIPPSLPMIIYGVLAEVSILQLFIAGIIPGLLLAFGFSLMTMALSIYRGTSKAGGESYTRKDRLQSIRNLGPITALIVLLIVGLYSGFASPTEAAALGVAGAMGLAALSGDLSFSTLRAAAVSTVYTSSMLALITSGGAFLSVAFNYLGIPTFVVGFVTDANLSPVGVVLVLLVLYLFLGCILDGMSMIVVTLPITLPAIIMAGWDPLWFGIFLVVTIEMAQLTPPVGFNLFVIQGITKEPMMRIARSVVPYFGVLLMLMALLIAVPDIVLWLPSKI; this comes from the coding sequence ATGACTATTCTCGTTTCAACGCTCGTTGGTGTCTTTCTTGTCTTGTTGGCAAGTGGCGTGTGGATTGGCTTGTCGATGATGGCGACGGGAATTGTCGGGTTAGGTGTTTTTCGCGACCTTCCCGTGGATAAAATTCTCGGGCAAAGCTTATTTAACACGGTTAGTTCGACCGAACTTTTGGCTTTACCTCTCTTTATTTTAATGGCGGAGATGTTGTTTCGGACGCGATTGTCTGAGAACATGTTTTCCGGTCTTGCTCCATGGACAACTCGGCTCCCTGGCCGCTTACTTCATATCAACATAGTTGCGTCAACACTGTTTGCCGCTGTTTCTGGCTCTTCAGCGGCGACAACGGCGACTGTTGGGCGCATTACACTGACCGAACTTGAGAAGCGTGGGTATGATCGCGACATTGCGCTTGGATCGCTTGCAGGAGCAAGTACGATTGGATTTTTGATTCCACCTAGCCTACCCATGATCATTTATGGTGTGCTGGCAGAGGTTTCCATTTTGCAATTGTTTATAGCGGGTATTATTCCGGGATTGCTTCTGGCCTTTGGATTTAGCTTGATGACGATGGCACTTAGTATCTATCGCGGAACTTCCAAAGCAGGCGGAGAGTCCTATACACGCAAAGACAGACTCCAAAGTATCCGCAATTTGGGCCCTATAACGGCGTTAATTGTTTTGTTGATAGTCGGCCTCTACAGTGGCTTTGCCAGCCCAACAGAGGCGGCGGCCTTGGGTGTAGCTGGTGCTATGGGGCTTGCGGCATTATCAGGAGATTTGTCGTTTTCGACGCTACGTGCAGCGGCTGTTTCGACTGTTTACACCTCAAGCATGCTGGCTCTTATTACTAGTGGAGGCGCCTTCTTGTCTGTGGCGTTCAACTATCTGGGTATTCCCACCTTTGTGGTTGGTTTTGTTACGGATGCAAACCTATCGCCCGTAGGAGTGGTTTTGGTATTGCTTGTCCTTTACCTTTTCCTTGGGTGCATTCTTGACGGGATGTCGATGATTGTTGTTACTTTACCAATCACGTTGCCAGCCATTATTATGGCTGGATGGGATCCTCTTTGGTTTGGGATTTTTCTAGTCGTTACTATCGAAATGGCACAGCTTACGCCGCCCGTTGGTTTCAATCTTTTTGTTATTCAAGGCATTACGAAAGAACCAATGATGCGGATCGCCCGATCCGTCGTACCATATTTTGGCGTTTTGCTAATGCTGATGGCATTACTGATTGCTGTGCCAGACATTGTCCTATGGTTGCCTAGCAAGATCTAA